The following coding sequences lie in one Hyphobacterium sp. CCMP332 genomic window:
- a CDS encoding NAD-dependent epimerase/dehydratase family protein: MAQVLVTGISGFIAKHVALQLLRAGHDVVGTVRDASKAGPVKDTLVRHGADHNKIRFVEADLTGDDGWADAVAGCDYIQHLASPFPLAQPEDREALVPEARDGMLRVVKAGLDAGAKRIVVTSSLAAVMYHPKFKGEFEAGPEAWSDPEWKALSPYIISKTRAEQALWALLDERGERDRATVINPGLVLGPSLDERIGTSLSVVEMLLKGAYPASPPLRFPTVDVRDLAALHVAAMDSPNTGGQRLLAAADTVSMQEMALILADAFPAFAKKIPTKELPAWVVRLMAIFDKNLKSITADLGRKRIAKTAYVTEKTGIAFRPAKEAIEAAAESLIEYGVVKPPR; the protein is encoded by the coding sequence ATGGCGCAGGTTCTTGTCACAGGCATCAGCGGCTTTATCGCCAAACACGTCGCGCTCCAGCTTTTACGGGCCGGCCATGATGTGGTCGGCACGGTTCGCGATGCATCCAAGGCCGGACCGGTGAAAGATACCCTGGTACGGCATGGCGCCGATCATAACAAAATCCGCTTTGTCGAAGCTGATCTGACCGGCGATGACGGCTGGGCAGACGCGGTCGCCGGGTGTGATTACATCCAGCACCTCGCCTCGCCCTTTCCGCTGGCCCAACCCGAGGATCGCGAAGCTCTCGTGCCCGAGGCCCGCGACGGCATGTTGCGTGTTGTGAAAGCGGGTCTGGACGCAGGCGCCAAGCGCATTGTCGTGACCTCCTCGCTGGCTGCGGTAATGTATCATCCGAAATTCAAGGGCGAGTTTGAAGCCGGGCCGGAAGCCTGGTCCGATCCCGAATGGAAAGCGCTCTCGCCCTATATCATTTCAAAGACCCGGGCCGAGCAGGCCTTGTGGGCCTTGCTGGACGAGCGCGGGGAACGCGACCGCGCCACTGTGATCAATCCGGGTCTGGTATTGGGGCCGTCGCTCGACGAACGGATCGGCACCTCGCTGTCCGTCGTCGAAATGCTCCTGAAAGGGGCCTATCCGGCCTCGCCGCCGCTGCGCTTTCCAACGGTGGACGTGCGCGATCTGGCTGCCCTTCACGTCGCCGCCATGGACTCACCGAATACGGGCGGGCAGCGCCTGCTGGCTGCGGCGGACACCGTCTCCATGCAGGAGATGGCGCTCATCCTCGCCGATGCTTTCCCGGCTTTCGCCAAGAAAATTCCGACGAAGGAATTGCCGGCCTGGGTCGTGCGTTTGATGGCAATCTTCGACAAGAATCTGAAATCCATCACCGCCGACCTTGGCCGCAAGCGCATCGCCAAAACCGCCTATGTAACCGAGAAGACCGGCATTGCCTTCCGTCCCGCGAAGGAGGCCATCGAAGCCGCCGCGGAATCCCTGATCGAGTACGGCGTGGTGAAACCGCCGCGCTAG
- a CDS encoding ABC transporter ATP-binding protein: MSSSLIHCRDLTRVYKMGDNEVHALRGVSVDIQRGEYVAIMGSSGSGKSTFMNMIGALDRPTSGKLEIDGEKLEGMKPDELAAFRGRRVGFVFQQFNLLPRTAAVDNAALPLVYSGISAAERKQRAEARLKQVGLGERMDHHPSQLSGGQQQRVAIARALVNDPTILLADEPTGALDTQTSEEILQIFDALNRDGMTIILVTHEQDVADHARRQIVFRDGKIIEDRT, encoded by the coding sequence ATGAGTTCATCCCTGATCCACTGCCGGGATCTGACCCGCGTCTACAAGATGGGCGACAATGAAGTGCATGCGCTTCGCGGCGTCAGCGTGGATATCCAGCGCGGCGAATATGTTGCCATCATGGGCTCTTCCGGGTCCGGCAAGTCGACCTTCATGAACATGATCGGTGCGCTCGACCGGCCGACCTCCGGCAAGCTGGAGATCGATGGCGAAAAACTCGAGGGCATGAAGCCGGACGAACTGGCGGCCTTTCGGGGACGCCGTGTCGGCTTTGTCTTCCAGCAATTCAACCTTTTGCCGCGAACCGCGGCGGTCGATAATGCCGCCCTGCCGCTTGTCTATTCGGGTATTTCCGCTGCCGAGCGCAAACAGCGCGCCGAAGCACGCCTGAAACAGGTCGGCCTCGGCGAGCGCATGGATCACCACCCCTCGCAGCTCTCCGGCGGTCAGCAACAGCGCGTGGCGATTGCCCGCGCCCTCGTCAATGATCCGACCATTCTCCTGGCGGATGAGCCCACCGGCGCACTCGACACCCAGACGTCCGAGGAAATCCTGCAAATCTTCGACGCGCTGAACCGCGACGGTATGACCATTATCCTTGTCACCCACGAACAGGATGTCGCCGACCATGCGCGGCGGCAGATTGTTTTCCGTGACGGGAAAATCATCGAGGACCGGACATGA
- the rfbB gene encoding dTDP-glucose 4,6-dehydratase, whose translation MRILVTGGCGFIGSALVRRLVAEGHDVLNLDALTYAGDERSVAAVAGLPNYQFRRGDVADADIVGAAMSGFNPDRIFHLAAESHVDRSIDGPGIFVTTNLVGTSIMLDAALMHWRGLDEMARAAFRFIHVSTDEVYGTLGFGDPAFAEDTPYAPNSPYAASKAGADHLARAWVETYGLPVIITNCSNNYGPYQHPEKLIPTVIRTALSGGDIPVYGKGENIRDWLYVADHVAGLMVAADSGEIGRKYNFGGDAERTNIDLVRTLCRLLDEKRPAANAYEDQIRFVADRPGHDLRYAVDSQRAQSELGWAPSVTLDKGLSETVDWYLANPDWLSRDPAEIARLGLGR comes from the coding sequence ATGCGCATTCTTGTAACGGGCGGTTGCGGTTTCATCGGGTCGGCACTGGTTCGCAGGCTGGTGGCCGAGGGGCATGACGTTCTGAACCTCGATGCCCTGACCTATGCCGGGGACGAGCGGTCCGTCGCCGCGGTTGCAGGCCTTCCCAATTATCAATTCCGCCGGGGCGATGTTGCCGATGCCGACATTGTCGGTGCCGCGATGTCGGGCTTCAATCCGGACCGTATCTTCCATCTTGCGGCGGAAAGCCATGTCGACCGCTCCATCGACGGGCCGGGCATTTTCGTGACCACCAATCTTGTCGGCACCTCGATCATGCTGGATGCCGCACTGATGCACTGGCGCGGGCTGGACGAGATGGCGCGCGCGGCCTTTCGCTTTATCCATGTCTCCACTGACGAGGTCTATGGCACACTCGGCTTTGGCGATCCGGCCTTTGCCGAAGACACGCCCTATGCGCCCAACAGCCCCTATGCGGCGTCAAAGGCCGGAGCGGATCACCTCGCCCGGGCCTGGGTCGAGACTTACGGCCTGCCGGTGATCATCACCAATTGCTCGAATAATTATGGGCCGTACCAGCATCCGGAAAAGCTGATCCCGACGGTCATCCGCACAGCATTGTCCGGTGGTGATATCCCGGTCTACGGCAAGGGCGAGAACATTCGCGACTGGCTCTATGTCGCCGACCATGTCGCCGGCCTGATGGTGGCCGCCGATTCAGGCGAGATCGGTCGCAAATACAATTTCGGCGGCGATGCGGAGCGCACGAATATCGACCTTGTCCGCACGCTCTGCCGCCTGCTCGACGAGAAGCGCCCTGCGGCCAATGCGTATGAAGACCAGATCCGCTTCGTCGCCGATCGTCCGGGCCATGATTTGCGGTATGCTGTCGACAGCCAGCGCGCGCAGTCAGAACTTGGCTGGGCACCGAGCGTCACACTGGACAAGGGCCTGTCGGAAACGGTTGACTGGTATCTGGCCAACCCGGACTGGCTGTCGCGTGATCCGGCGGAAATCGCCCGGCTCGGACTTGGGCGCTAA
- a CDS encoding M13 family metallopeptidase: MIRKLLLASSAFALVAACSPTEMTDDTDTSTETETMEEGAAETSGAADSPEQTASGEAILGDWGVETQHISDTIEPGDDFFRYVNEGWLATAEFPPGFSSLNGFTELYLQTEARIEGIIQEVSETDNAEGTPEYQIATLYNDYLDADRIEALGLEPLEDGIDAAMTASTHEDIARLMGALNYPSIMSFGVTIDPGDPTRYVISTGQAGLGLPNRDYYLRDEEPFPEHRAAYVDYMAGLFDRAGIENGRERAEAILAFETAIADIHWPLDQVRDRIANYDLQTVDALMSYAPGFPWETFIEAGGGAGQAEIIVGQNTAVQSLSQLFAETPVETLQSYLTFHYIDNHTAMLPQAYDQASWEFYSRQLNGTEEQRPRALRAVQMVNGSFGEALGQVYVERYFPADYRDQMTELVEYLRRAFADRLETLEWMDDETRAEAFDKLEAFLPKIGYPEVWRDFSSINIVEGDLIGNSHRIAEWYRDDSRSRLGGPIRQWEWFMSPQTVNAYYSSQRNEIVFPAAILQPPFFDPNADPAVNFGAIGGVIGHEMGHGFDDQGSRSDGTGLQRNWWTEFARNEFEARTSVLEGQYNSFCPVEGECVRGNQTMGENIGDLGGLSIARHAYHMYLADHSNGEAPVLDGFTGDQRFFLAWAQVWRGLRTEESMRSRLISGVHSPNQYRTNGVVRNMDAWYEAFNISEDDELYLPPEERVSIW; this comes from the coding sequence GTGATCAGGAAACTATTGCTGGCATCCAGCGCTTTTGCTCTCGTCGCGGCGTGCAGCCCGACCGAGATGACCGACGATACCGATACGTCGACAGAAACCGAAACCATGGAAGAGGGTGCCGCGGAGACTTCCGGCGCAGCGGATTCGCCGGAACAGACAGCATCGGGTGAGGCCATTCTCGGCGACTGGGGTGTGGAGACACAGCACATCTCCGACACGATCGAGCCGGGCGATGACTTCTTCCGCTATGTCAATGAAGGCTGGCTCGCAACGGCTGAATTCCCGCCGGGCTTTTCCAGCCTGAACGGCTTCACCGAACTCTATCTCCAGACCGAGGCGCGTATCGAGGGCATCATTCAGGAAGTGTCGGAAACCGATAACGCCGAAGGCACACCGGAATACCAGATCGCCACTCTGTACAATGACTATCTTGATGCCGACCGGATCGAAGCCCTTGGCCTTGAGCCGCTCGAAGACGGCATTGATGCCGCGATGACAGCATCCACGCATGAGGACATTGCCCGCCTGATGGGCGCGCTGAACTATCCGTCCATCATGTCGTTTGGCGTGACCATCGATCCGGGCGACCCCACGCGTTATGTGATTTCCACCGGTCAGGCGGGCCTGGGTCTGCCCAACCGCGACTATTATCTGCGCGATGAAGAGCCCTTCCCGGAACACCGCGCTGCCTATGTCGATTACATGGCCGGTCTGTTTGACCGCGCCGGTATCGAAAATGGCCGCGAGCGGGCTGAAGCCATTCTGGCATTCGAAACCGCGATTGCGGATATCCACTGGCCGCTGGACCAGGTGCGTGACCGGATCGCGAATTACGATTTGCAGACGGTCGACGCGTTGATGTCCTACGCGCCCGGCTTCCCGTGGGAGACCTTCATCGAAGCCGGTGGCGGTGCCGGTCAGGCAGAGATCATCGTCGGCCAGAACACGGCGGTTCAGAGCCTGTCCCAGCTGTTTGCCGAAACGCCGGTCGAGACGCTGCAGTCCTATCTGACCTTCCATTACATCGACAATCATACAGCCATGCTGCCGCAGGCCTATGATCAGGCGTCATGGGAGTTCTATTCCCGCCAGCTGAACGGCACGGAAGAACAGCGTCCGCGTGCATTGCGGGCGGTTCAGATGGTCAATGGCAGCTTCGGTGAAGCGCTCGGGCAGGTCTATGTCGAGCGGTATTTCCCGGCCGATTATCGCGACCAGATGACCGAGCTGGTGGAATATCTCCGCCGCGCTTTCGCCGATCGTCTGGAAACCCTCGAATGGATGGATGACGAGACACGGGCTGAAGCGTTCGACAAGCTGGAAGCCTTTCTGCCGAAGATCGGCTATCCGGAAGTGTGGCGTGACTTCTCCTCGATCAACATCGTCGAAGGTGATCTGATCGGCAATTCGCACCGGATTGCCGAATGGTATCGCGACGATTCACGGTCGCGTCTGGGCGGTCCAATCCGCCAGTGGGAATGGTTCATGAGCCCGCAAACGGTGAATGCCTATTATTCCTCCCAGCGTAACGAGATCGTTTTCCCGGCCGCTATCCTGCAGCCGCCCTTCTTTGATCCGAACGCCGATCCGGCGGTCAATTTCGGCGCCATTGGCGGCGTGATCGGCCACGAAATGGGCCACGGATTTGACGATCAGGGTAGCCGCTCGGACGGTACCGGGCTGCAACGCAACTGGTGGACCGAGTTTGCGCGCAATGAATTCGAAGCGCGGACCTCTGTGCTCGAGGGGCAATATAACAGCTTCTGTCCGGTGGAAGGCGAGTGCGTTCGTGGCAACCAGACAATGGGCGAGAATATCGGCGATCTCGGCGGACTTTCCATCGCCCGCCACGCCTATCACATGTATCTCGCCGATCATTCGAACGGCGAAGCCCCGGTTCTGGACGGCTTTACGGGCGATCAGCGCTTCTTCCTCGCCTGGGCCCAGGTCTGGCGCGGTCTGCGCACGGAGGAGTCCATGCGCTCGCGCCTGATCTCGGGCGTTCACAGCCCGAACCAGTATCGGACCAATGGCGTCGTGCGGAACATGGATGCCTGGTATGAGGCGTTCAACATCTCCGAGGATGACGAGCTCTACCTGCCGCCGGAAGAACGGGTCAGCATCTGGTAA
- a CDS encoding ABC transporter permease: protein MNIFAAIRVALTALRVNALRSALAMLGVVIGVSAVIVMVSVTEGASNAIEEQIASFGANLLIIRPGSSAFGGRRGGAGTATFMNDEDVEAIRNEIDGIAAVAGEMSGTSTFVADGVNWSTRIQGVHAEYFETRDWFPSSGRSFYPEEVSSGARVILIGRTLARELYGASDPIGQIIRVGSTPMEIIGVMSEKGQSSWGQDQDDVALAPINTVRDRILGYDLGVRDPVFTIYAEIDASANADMVTADIEDLMRLRRNIQPGAEDDFSVNNLGEFIRARNETESQLGLLLAAAAGISLLVGGIGIMNIMLVSTTERTREIGLRLAVGAKRADIRNQFLIESVVLCFTGGLLGLLIGIGGAAYIESLDQFPIEIQPSVALIAIGASAFVGVFFGFYPAHRASRLDPIEALRFE, encoded by the coding sequence ATGAATATCTTTGCCGCCATTCGCGTTGCCCTGACCGCCTTGCGCGTCAACGCCCTGCGATCCGCCCTCGCCATGCTGGGCGTGGTGATCGGCGTTTCCGCCGTCATCGTCATGGTCTCGGTCACCGAAGGCGCCAGTAACGCCATCGAGGAACAGATTGCCTCTTTCGGCGCCAACCTCCTCATCATCCGCCCGGGCTCCAGCGCCTTTGGCGGACGCCGCGGCGGGGCCGGCACAGCCACCTTCATGAATGATGAGGACGTGGAAGCGATCCGCAATGAGATCGACGGTATTGCCGCCGTGGCGGGCGAGATGTCCGGCACATCCACATTTGTCGCCGATGGCGTGAACTGGTCGACCCGGATCCAGGGCGTCCATGCCGAATATTTCGAGACACGGGACTGGTTCCCGTCATCCGGCCGCAGCTTCTATCCCGAGGAAGTCAGTTCCGGCGCGCGGGTCATCCTGATCGGTCGAACGCTCGCACGTGAACTCTACGGAGCCTCTGACCCGATCGGACAGATCATCCGGGTCGGGTCCACGCCGATGGAGATTATCGGCGTCATGTCCGAAAAGGGTCAATCCAGCTGGGGGCAGGACCAGGACGATGTGGCTCTGGCGCCGATCAACACCGTGCGTGACCGCATCCTCGGTTATGATCTGGGCGTCCGTGATCCGGTCTTCACCATCTATGCCGAAATCGACGCGTCCGCGAACGCCGACATGGTGACCGCCGATATCGAGGATCTGATGCGTCTGCGGCGCAATATCCAGCCGGGCGCGGAAGACGATTTTTCCGTCAACAATCTGGGCGAATTCATCCGCGCCCGAAACGAGACCGAAAGCCAGCTCGGCCTGCTCCTCGCCGCTGCCGCGGGCATATCCCTTCTGGTCGGCGGGATCGGCATCATGAATATCATGCTGGTCTCCACCACCGAACGCACGCGGGAAATCGGCCTGCGTCTGGCCGTCGGCGCCAAGCGCGCGGACATCCGCAACCAGTTCCTGATTGAAAGCGTCGTTCTGTGTTTCACCGGCGGACTTCTGGGTCTGCTGATCGGGATTGGCGGTGCCGCCTATATTGAATCGCTGGACCAATTCCCCATCGAAATCCAGCCAAGTGTGGCCTTGATCGCCATCGGGGCGTCGGCGTTTGTGGGCGTTTTCTTTGGCTTTTATCCCGCACATAGGGCATCAAGACTGGATCCGATCGAGGCCCTGCGCTTCGAATAA
- a CDS encoding sulfite exporter TauE/SafE family protein, with product MLQDILSVFSGTLVGFILGLIGGGGSILAVPLLVYVVRIGSPHLAIGTGALAVAASALFNLLTHARAGNLKWQCALVFAAAGVFGAAAGAFLGQQVDGELLLGLFGLLMIVVGVLMLRPRSGGNGDVRLTWKVAPRLAGSGFVVGGLSGFFGIGGGFLVVPGLIVATSMPLLNAIGSSLVSVTAFGSATAASYAVSGLIVWRIAILFILGGVLGGIAGSWASKALSVRKRALNYVFSGIVISVGVMVAVDGLRTLYHAMPPG from the coding sequence ATGCTTCAGGACATTCTTTCGGTCTTTTCCGGCACGCTGGTCGGATTCATCCTCGGCCTGATCGGCGGTGGCGGGTCGATCCTCGCCGTGCCGCTTCTGGTCTATGTGGTCCGTATTGGCAGTCCGCACCTCGCCATCGGGACGGGGGCTCTGGCCGTTGCGGCGAGTGCGCTCTTCAATCTCCTCACCCATGCCCGGGCGGGGAATTTGAAATGGCAATGCGCGCTGGTGTTTGCGGCGGCCGGTGTTTTCGGAGCCGCAGCAGGCGCCTTTCTTGGCCAGCAGGTGGACGGTGAATTGCTGCTGGGGCTGTTTGGTCTGCTGATGATTGTCGTTGGCGTATTGATGTTGCGGCCGCGCTCGGGCGGAAATGGTGATGTGCGCCTGACCTGGAAGGTTGCGCCGCGCCTCGCCGGGTCCGGATTTGTGGTCGGCGGGCTGTCGGGCTTTTTCGGCATTGGCGGCGGTTTTCTGGTCGTGCCCGGACTGATCGTGGCGACGTCCATGCCGCTCCTGAACGCCATCGGATCTTCGCTGGTCTCGGTGACCGCGTTCGGTTCTGCCACTGCGGCCAGCTATGCGGTCTCGGGTCTGATCGTCTGGCGTATTGCCATACTGTTCATTCTCGGCGGCGTGCTGGGCGGCATCGCCGGCAGCTGGGCGTCGAAAGCCCTCTCCGTACGCAAGCGGGCCCTGAATTACGTCTTTTCCGGCATCGTCATATCGGTCGGTGTGATGGTCGCCGTGGACGGGTTGCGGACCCTCTATCACGCCATGCCACCGGGCTAG
- a CDS encoding M13 family metallopeptidase: MKKLLLGSACLALLAACSEPQTTDTTTVDPTDGATMDGGQTEMAAAEIGEWGFDLDGMDTTVDPGNDFFRYANGEWLDTTEIPADLSNYGMFTELALEAEQQVQAIIVELAETDGEAGSPEQQVGDLYASWMNTEALDARGLEAIQPLLAEIDAAQNHDDFAALFSSLHHQSMFGVGIIPNPANTAEYTVFVGQGGLGLPDRDFYLNEGERYQEYREAYVAYISQIFDLAGIDGGAEKAEAILALETRIAETHWTQDRSRIISEILNPMTAEQLAELAPAFNFTAGFDGLGIGGLETYIVAQPSALEGSAAVFADTSIDILRDYMTFHALNSNTNALPTAFDAASFDFFGRTLNGTEEQRPRDRRGVNLVGGSLGEVVGQVYVDRHFPPESKDQMEDLVANLTAAFAERLENLSWMDDETREQALLKLSTFEPRIGYPDEWTDYSSLEIDADDLFGNLQRINAFNWNQQVEDLSGPVDRNEWPYPPQTVNASYNPLMNQITFPAGILQAPFFDPNADAAINYGAIGAVIGHEIGHGFDDQGREFDEAGLYRNWWTEATNDAFNERAERLGIQYDGYSPIEGEFVNGTFTMGENIGDLGGVQMAYSAYQRHLAACCDGEAEVLDGLTGDQRFFLAWAQVWRRLYREDNLRQRLVTDPHSPSQYRTNGVVRNLDAWYAAFEVTEDDALYLPPEERVRIW, translated from the coding sequence ATGAAGAAACTGCTATTGGGCAGCGCATGTCTGGCCTTGCTGGCCGCGTGCAGCGAGCCGCAGACCACGGACACCACCACTGTTGATCCGACCGACGGCGCGACCATGGATGGCGGCCAGACAGAAATGGCCGCTGCCGAAATTGGCGAGTGGGGCTTTGATCTTGATGGTATGGATACCACGGTCGACCCGGGCAATGACTTCTTCCGCTATGCCAATGGCGAGTGGCTGGACACGACCGAAATTCCGGCTGACCTTTCCAATTACGGCATGTTCACCGAGCTCGCGCTGGAAGCTGAACAGCAGGTCCAGGCGATTATCGTCGAGCTGGCCGAGACCGACGGCGAAGCCGGATCCCCGGAACAGCAGGTTGGCGATCTTTATGCCAGCTGGATGAACACAGAAGCGCTGGATGCGCGCGGTCTCGAAGCGATCCAGCCGCTGCTGGCTGAAATCGATGCGGCGCAAAACCATGACGATTTTGCTGCGCTGTTCTCGTCGCTCCACCATCAGTCGATGTTCGGTGTCGGCATTATCCCGAACCCCGCGAATACGGCAGAATATACCGTTTTCGTCGGTCAGGGTGGTCTGGGCCTGCCGGACCGGGATTTCTACCTCAATGAAGGCGAGCGCTATCAGGAATATCGCGAAGCCTATGTCGCCTACATCTCACAGATCTTTGATCTTGCCGGTATCGACGGCGGTGCGGAAAAGGCAGAGGCCATTCTGGCGCTGGAAACCCGCATTGCGGAGACCCACTGGACACAGGATCGTAGCCGGATCATTTCCGAAATCCTCAATCCGATGACAGCGGAGCAACTGGCGGAGCTGGCCCCGGCGTTCAACTTCACGGCCGGTTTTGACGGGCTGGGTATTGGCGGTCTCGAGACCTACATCGTGGCGCAACCGAGCGCGCTCGAAGGATCGGCAGCCGTTTTCGCGGACACCTCGATCGACATTCTGCGCGATTACATGACCTTCCACGCTCTGAATTCGAACACGAATGCCCTGCCGACGGCCTTCGACGCTGCCAGCTTCGACTTCTTTGGCCGGACGCTGAACGGTACGGAAGAACAGCGGCCGCGTGATCGCCGCGGCGTCAATCTGGTAGGCGGATCCCTCGGTGAGGTTGTCGGTCAGGTCTATGTCGACCGCCACTTCCCGCCGGAATCCAAGGATCAGATGGAAGATCTGGTGGCCAATCTGACGGCGGCCTTTGCCGAGCGTCTGGAAAATCTCAGCTGGATGGACGATGAAACGCGCGAGCAGGCCCTGCTCAAGCTGTCGACCTTCGAGCCGCGGATCGGCTATCCCGACGAATGGACCGATTATTCCTCGCTGGAAATCGACGCTGATGATCTGTTCGGTAATCTGCAACGGATCAATGCATTCAACTGGAACCAGCAGGTCGAAGACCTGAGCGGTCCGGTCGATCGCAATGAGTGGCCGTATCCGCCGCAAACGGTGAATGCGTCGTACAATCCGTTGATGAACCAGATCACCTTCCCGGCCGGCATTCTGCAGGCTCCCTTCTTTGACCCGAATGCCGATGCGGCGATCAATTACGGGGCGATCGGTGCCGTGATCGGTCATGAAATCGGCCACGGTTTTGACGATCAGGGCCGCGAGTTCGACGAAGCCGGCCTGTATCGCAACTGGTGGACGGAAGCGACCAATGACGCGTTCAACGAGCGTGCTGAACGTCTGGGGATCCAGTATGACGGATATTCACCGATCGAGGGCGAGTTCGTGAACGGCACTTTCACCATGGGCGAAAACATTGGCGATCTCGGCGGTGTTCAGATGGCCTATTCCGCCTATCAACGCCATCTCGCCGCCTGCTGCGACGGTGAAGCCGAAGTGCTGGACGGTCTGACCGGCGATCAGCGCTTCTTCCTCGCCTGGGCGCAGGTCTGGCGCCGTCTCTATCGTGAGGACAATCTGCGCCAGCGTCTGGTCACGGACCCGCACAGCCCGTCGCAATACCGCACGAATGGCGTCGTCCGTAACCTCGATGCCTGGTATGCGGCGTTCGAAGTGACCGAGGATGATGCCCTCTACCTGCCGCCGGAAGAACGCGTCCGGATCTGGTAA
- the rfbA gene encoding glucose-1-phosphate thymidylyltransferase RfbA, whose amino-acid sequence MTSKWKGLILAGGTGSRLYPLTHAVNKHLLPVFDKPMIYYPLTTLMLGGVREFVIVSNPESIPQIQSLLGDGKKWGLKFEYVAQNKPGGIAEGFRVAANELQGHNIALILGDNIFYGDGLSKRIKEAATQEKGATIFGYEVADPSAFGVVELGEDGRAISLEEKPEKPKSKLAVPGIYFYDPDVLDIAWELKPSGRGELEITDVNRAYMERGDLNVKTIGRGVAWLDGGTHADLFEAGQFIKVVEERTGLKVACPEEIAFRMGFIDRAGLAELVDESPKTEYQKYLKDLLDRSH is encoded by the coding sequence ATGACATCGAAGTGGAAAGGCCTCATTCTGGCCGGCGGCACAGGCAGCCGCCTCTATCCGCTGACGCATGCCGTGAACAAGCACTTGTTGCCGGTTTTCGACAAGCCGATGATCTATTATCCGCTGACCACGCTGATGCTGGGCGGTGTGCGCGAATTTGTTATCGTCTCCAATCCGGAATCGATTCCGCAAATCCAATCCCTTTTGGGGGATGGCAAAAAATGGGGTCTCAAATTCGAATATGTGGCCCAGAACAAGCCCGGCGGCATCGCCGAAGGCTTCCGGGTCGCTGCCAACGAGCTTCAGGGGCACAATATTGCGCTCATTCTCGGCGACAATATTTTCTATGGCGATGGCTTGTCCAAGCGCATCAAGGAAGCCGCGACGCAGGAAAAGGGCGCCACGATTTTCGGCTATGAAGTCGCTGACCCTTCGGCCTTCGGTGTGGTTGAACTGGGTGAGGATGGCCGCGCCATTTCGCTTGAGGAAAAGCCGGAGAAGCCAAAATCGAAACTCGCCGTGCCAGGTATCTATTTCTATGATCCCGATGTGCTCGACATTGCCTGGGAGCTGAAGCCGTCCGGCCGGGGCGAGCTGGAAATCACCGACGTCAATCGCGCCTATATGGAGCGCGGGGATCTGAATGTGAAAACCATCGGGCGGGGCGTGGCCTGGCTGGATGGCGGCACCCATGCCGACCTGTTCGAAGCCGGGCAATTCATCAAGGTCGTTGAAGAACGCACGGGGCTGAAAGTGGCCTGTCCGGAAGAGATCGCCTTCCGCATGGGCTTTATCGACCGGGCGGGACTGGCCGAGCTGGTCGATGAAAGCCCGAAAACCGAATACCAGAAATATCTGAAAGACTTGCTGGACCGCAGCCACTAG
- a CDS encoding DUF4197 domain-containing protein, whose protein sequence is MIHRRHFLTAAAAALIAPAAGHAQGAAPGIRSMLVTATRQATQRLGQRDGFFGDRLVRIPLPGLLNTTQRQLQPLGLSGPLDDLELRMNRAAEAVMPQARDLVINAIRSMSISDGLGILQGGDTAATQYLRSRTEAPLNGLLHPPMESTLAASGAYGALDSAAGLVDRQSGIGQLFGRNRNARSTAQDFRGEVTDFAVEKALDGVFHYVGEEERGIRSNPAGRTRDILRGLFGQ, encoded by the coding sequence ATGATCCATCGCCGCCACTTCCTGACCGCCGCGGCGGCCGCCCTGATTGCGCCCGCCGCCGGGCACGCGCAAGGTGCCGCCCCGGGCATCCGCTCCATGCTGGTGACGGCCACACGACAGGCCACACAGCGTCTGGGCCAGCGCGACGGATTTTTTGGCGACCGTCTGGTCCGTATCCCCTTGCCGGGCCTGCTGAACACCACCCAGCGCCAGCTTCAGCCTCTGGGCCTGTCCGGCCCGCTGGATGATCTCGAATTGCGGATGAACCGCGCGGCGGAAGCAGTGATGCCGCAGGCGCGCGATCTCGTCATCAATGCGATCCGGTCGATGTCGATTTCAGATGGTCTGGGTATTCTGCAAGGCGGCGATACCGCCGCCACGCAATATCTGCGGTCCCGCACCGAAGCGCCGCTTAATGGCCTCTTGCACCCGCCCATGGAATCCACCCTCGCCGCATCAGGCGCTTACGGCGCGCTCGACAGCGCCGCCGGACTGGTGGATCGTCAGTCCGGTATCGGCCAGCTCTTCGGCCGCAACCGCAATGCCCGGTCAACCGCACAGGATTTTCGAGGTGAGGTCACCGACTTTGCGGTTGAAAAAGCCCTTGATGGCGTATTCCATTATGTCGGCGAAGAAGAGCGCGGCATTCGCAGTAATCCGGCGGGACGTACGCGCGACATCTTGAGAGGCCTATTCGGCCAGTAG